A window from Amblyomma americanum isolate KBUSLIRL-KWMA chromosome 7, ASM5285725v1, whole genome shotgun sequence encodes these proteins:
- the LOC144097259 gene encoding 17S U2 SnRNP complex component HTATSF1-like yields MNGRWFAQRQLSAETWDGRTKYKIFETEEELEARLKKWDDFLEAEDEEMEAKSGSAEASSASEPSSSVK; encoded by the coding sequence ATGAACGGACGGTGGTTTGCACAACGTCAGCTGTCAGCCGAGACATGGGACGGCCGGACAAAGTACAAAATCTTTGAGACGGAAGAGGAGCTGGAGGCGCGGCTAAAGAAGTGGGACGACTTCTTAGAAGCTGAAGATGAAGAAATGGAAGCCAAAAGCGGCTCTGCAGAAGCATCAAGTGCTTCGGAACCATCCTCTTCTGTGAAATGA